The following are encoded in a window of Episyrphus balteatus chromosome X, idEpiBalt1.1, whole genome shotgun sequence genomic DNA:
- the LOC129920597 gene encoding uncharacterized protein LOC129920597 isoform X2 codes for MEVAELETETGVSKSSTSVSESSKQQVIQNGGESSNATVEISKPENEEKTTKSVKIEDCPDDSSDGENNVTTSVVVTVNKKIIVEQKEKSPEKNDEGTDEDEEIIEEIVESESEVESSEKVCVVQKPVAEAKTEIPSTNNTQPKDDPIIETKTNSEGTPAVSKPEPVIVVEEPPQKQETIIPITKNTDTIIQTAQPITKTTTNETKTDIETITEVTQSIKLSPQQVKVDSDIERPTAQPALVSAPEAVTAAPSIPSQQLPIDGTQQIQLQEKQRQEIISDIDRVIEQEDGQQQKHNYEVQQEQRRKEQQRLDEQQRLAQQLQYQQYLNQQQPEFMPQQTPYYQTQPALRGQHPTVATKTVSNEESRSETGYVKKNESYEVEEHDGFRMARSSKTTVQESHSPMYMTQKEQRSMSLPYWKNQNTEESSSTISKRVDLQKIFTPATDCEEIIPKNRKLYASSAFYSPNLHPTVEDQVALARRISHSLSDISNHTSKGQSMYVNRKKRSVKWVHEGSGKGQPDIQEYNEEYKENENNYNDKNLLRLVMNPRGQVRDLNSVREPLSETGLLSPDRCAELVTALNAPKGRGAELFAKRRRKAEKWIVDETNAGIESPSGLIDHQQQPYKPTSPASMVPAYSDVGIHRVQLNMQQDKIQDKYSQPSLKIIKSPWEAALETGSASNAFEEVNKHGGQYPHYGQYEYQQTPHKSITPTPLQDQQGCKVYQPKSSSSSSQRDLAYKPNIPQGWKAPAVVLPKAVSPYNEIANFVEATTKIEQVSSAAKKCEEITQKDEDEIIHLMTKTKLIIPKQEQQHMKTVPYAENDYVSYDSALQQLQNVLEGCEKREMEMLHEQQKLQQQIKPEYQVGEMFSQRKQSVSPDKEYESNNEVAIIEKQDENEDYVKVPVKDLISTFEQQVVAEKIAAETQIIIKPIAKKPKVMNIQEQNEPAKQGEYKGLFRPVDTEEDHQQKTTEEEKESFKCDTDFPQQQNDEKQQWQNSKELYVPKEIPLESYAPPPQTSHYIPPSSGFPVYQHPSSSFAAPIENKPYSGFPLTKPATDPYNQVQQQQQQQQQQHSFSRTPQPQKQQSWTPTLSSAHPSPVSFNPSPLPYNKLAKFEQPDPSPIQSYQTPYQQRPLDVPTLNKPANVSPTIFSSSPMKSHYVTQTSPRPQSQQFPSQDYKSYNAGGFVNDRIPMVSSVDLSNCQNFNNSARGWGGVKKHEPYRPMVVTAKPVGNLRYSDF; via the exons cAAGTTATTCAAAATGGTGGGGAATCATCGAATGCAACAGTTGAAATTTCCAAGCcagaaaacgaagaaaaaacaaCCAAGTCTGTCAAAATCGAAGATTGCCCCGATGACAGTTCCGATGGAGAAAATAATGTTACGACCAGTGTAGTTGTAActgtcaataaaaaaatcatcgttgaacaaaaagaaaaatcaccCGAAAAAAATGACGAGGGCACAGACGAAGACGAAGAAATTATTGAAGAAATCGTCGAAAGTGAAAGTGAAGTTGAAAGTAGCGAGAAGGTTTGTGTTGTTCAAAAACCAGTAGCGGAAGCAAAAACAGAGATTCCATCTACTAACAATACACAACCTAAAGATGATCCAATTATTGAAACTAAAACCAACTCTGAAGGCACACCTGCCGTATCAAAACCAGAGCCAGTAATTGTAGTAGAAGAACCCCCTCAAAAACAAGAGACCATCATCCCCATTACAAAAAACACTGACACTATAATACAAACAGCTCAACCaatcacaaaaacaacaacgaaTGAAACAAAAACTGATATTGAAACAATAACCGAAGTAACTCAATCAATAAAACTATCACCCCAGCAGGTTAAAGTTGACAGCGACATTGAGAGACCTACAGCACAGCCCGCCTTGGTTTCTGCTCCAGAAGCAGTGACAGCAGCGCCATCTATTCCCTCACAACAATTACCAATCGATGGAACACAACAAATACAACTTCAAGAGAAACAAAGACAG GAAATAATATCAGATATCGATCGTGTTATCGAACAGGAAGATGGCCAGCAGCAAAAACACAACTATGAAGTTCAGCAAGAACAGAGAAGAAAAGAGCAACAGCGTCTTGATGAGCAACAGCGTTTGGCACAACAACTTCAATACCAACAGTACTTGAATCAGCAACAACCTGAATTCATGCCACAACAAACTCCATACTACCAAACGCAACCAGCGCTGCGCGGCCAGCATCCTACTGTTGCAACGAAGACTGTTAGCAATGAAGAATCTCGGTCAGAAACTGGGTACGTGAAGAAAAACGAAAGTTATGAAGTTGAG GAACACGATGGATTCCGAATGGCACGATCAAGTAAAACAACTGTACAAGAAAGCCATAGTCCTATGTACATGACACAAAAGGAGCAAAGATCAATGTCATTGCCGTATTGGAAAAACCAAAACACAGAG GAGTCATCATCAACGATTTCAAAAAGAGTCGATTTGCAGAAAATTTTCACACCAGCAACGGATTGTGAAGAAATTATACCAAAGAATC GAAAACTATATGCATCGTCAGCGTTTTATTCGCCAAATCTTCATCCGACTGTCGAGGATCAGGTTGCACTGGCACGAAGGATATCGCATTCGTTGAGTGACATTAGCAACCATACATCGAAGGGTCAGTCAATGTACGTAAATCGAAAAAAGCGATCCGTTAAATGGGTTCACGAAGGTTCAGGAAAAG GTCAACCCGATATTCAGGAATATAATGAAGAATACAAGGAGAACGAGAATAATTATAATGATAAAAATCTTTTAAGATTGGTCATGAATCCACGCGGTCAGGTACGAGATTTAAATTCAGTTCGCGAGCCGTTAAGTGAGACAGGTTTGTTGTCTCCTGATCGGTGTGCTGAGTTAGTAACAGCACTGAATGCTCCAAAAGGACGAG GTGCTGAACTTTTTGCAAAACGTCGCAGGAAAGCTGAAAAATGGATTGTGGATGAAACCAACGCTGGTATCGAGTCGCCATCGGGTCTAATAGATCATCAGCAGCAGCCGTACAAGCCAACATCACCTGCGAGCATGGTTCCAGCATACTCTGATGTAGGTATTCATCGTGTCCAACTGAACATGCAACAGGATAAAATTCAAGACAAGTACAGTCAGCCAAGTTTGAAAATAATCAAATCACCCTGGGAAGCCGCATTGGAAACGGGATCAGCTAGTAATGCTTTTGAAGAGGTAAACAAACATGGTGGACAATATCCTCATTACGGGCAGTATGAATATCAACAGACACCACACAAATCAATTACACCAACACCACTACAA gATCAGCAAGGTTGCAAGGTTTATCAGCCGAAATCATCGTCGTCTTCTAGTCAAAGGGATCTAGCTTACAAACCCAATATACCACAGGGATGGAAAGCGCCAGCAGTTGTTTTGCCTAAAG CTGTTTCTCCATATAACGAAATAGCCAACTTTGTCgaagcaacaacaaaaatcgaGCAAGTTTCCAGTGCAGCAAAAAAATGTGAAGAAATTACACAAAAGGATGAAGATGAGATTATTCATCtaatgacaaaaacaaaattaataatacCGAAACAAGAACAACAACATATGAAGACAGTTCCATACGCTGAAAACGATTATGTGAGCTATGACAGTGCTCTGCAACAGCTACAAAATGTTCTTGAGGGTTGTGAAAAACGCGAGATGGAGATGTTGCATGAACAGCAAAAACTTCAGCAGCAAATAAAACCTGAATATCAGGTTGGAGAAATGTTCTCCCAGCGAAAACAATCGGTTTCTCCAGATAAAGAGTACGAAAGCAACAATGAAGTTGCGATAATTGAAAAACAAGATGAAAATGAAGATTACGTCAAGGTTCCAGTAAAAGACCTGATTTCGACGTTTGAACAGCAGGTGGTAGCGGAAAAAATTGCTGCCGAGACCCAGATAATTATTAAACCTATCGCTAAAAAACCTAAAGTTATGAATATACAGGAACAAAACGAGCCGGCAAAGCAGGGTGAGTacaaaggactctttagaccaGTAGACACGGAAGAAGACCATCAGCAAAAGACGaccgaagaagaaaaagaatcaTTCAAGTGCGATACAGATTTTCCACAACAGCAAAACGACGAAAAACAGCAATGGCAGAATAGCAAAG AACTGTATGTGCCCAAGGAGATACCCCTTGAGAGTTATGCACCACCACCTCAAACATCCCACTATATTCCGCCGAGTAGTGGTTTTCCCGTGTACCAACATCCATCTTCTAGCTTTGCAGCACCAATTGAAAATAAGCCATATTCCGGTTTCCCATTGACCAAACCTGCAACAGATCCTTACAATCAGgtgcaacaacagcaacaacaacaacaacaacaacactcaTTTTCAAGAACACCACAACCGCAAAAGCAACAATCGTGGACACCAACTTTATCTTCAGCTCATCCAAGCCCGGTAAGCTTCAATCCTTCGCCGTTGCCCTACAATAAATTGGCCAAGTTCGAACAACCAGATCCATCACCGATTCAATCTTACCAAACACCATATCAGCAGCGTCCATTGGATGTCCCAACTTTGAATAAGCCAGCAAACGTTTCacctacaattttttcaagCTCTCCCATGAAAAGTCATTACGTTACACAAACTTCACCTCGACCCCAATCACAGCAGTTCCCTAGCCAGGATTATAAATCCTATAATGCTGGGGGCTTCGTAAATGATAGAATACCTATGGTTTCATCGGTCGATTTatcaaattgtcaaaattttaataattctgcTAGGGGTTGGGGtggagtaaaaaaacatgaacctTATCGTCCAATGGTAGTAACAGCTAAACCTGTTGGCAATCTTCGCTATTCAGATTTTTAA
- the LOC129920597 gene encoding uncharacterized protein LOC129920597 isoform X3, translated as MEVAELETETGVSKSSTSVSESSKQQVIQNGGESSNATVEISKPENEEKTTKSVKIEDCPDDSSDGENNVTTSVVVTVNKKIIVEQKEKSPEKNDEGTDEDEEIIEEIVESESEVESSEKVCVVQKPVAEAKTEIPSTNNTQPKDDPIIETKTNSEGTPAVSKPEPVIVVEEPPQKQETIIPITKNTDTIIQTAQPITKTTTNETKTDIETITEVTQSIKLSPQQVKVDSDIERPTAQPALVSAPEAVTAAPSIPSQQLPIDGTQQIQLQEKQRQEDGQQQKHNYEVQQEQRRKEQQRLDEQQRLAQQLQYQQYLNQQQPEFMPQQTPYYQTQPALRGQHPTVATKTVSNEESRSETGYVKKNESYEVEEHDGFRMARSSKTTVQESHSPMYMTQKEQRSMSLPYWKNQNTEESSSTISKRVDLQKIFTPATDCEEIIPKNRKLYASSAFYSPNLHPTVEDQVALARRISHSLSDISNHTSKGQSMYVNRKKRSVKWVHEGSGKGQPDIQEYNEEYKENENNYNDKNLLRLVMNPRGQVRDLNSVREPLSETGLLSPDRCAELVTALNAPKGRGAELFAKRRRKAEKWIVDETNAGIESPSGLIDHQQQPYKPTSPASMVPAYSDVGIHRVQLNMQQDKIQDKYSQPSLKIIKSPWEAALETGSASNAFEEVNKHGGQYPHYGQYEYQQTPHKSITPTPLQDQQGCKVYQPKSSSSSSQRDLAYKPNIPQGWKAPAVVLPKAVSPYNEIANFVEATTKIEQVSSAAKKCEEITQKDEDEIIHLMTKTKLIIPKQEQQHMKTVPYAENDYVSYDSALQQLQNVLEGCEKREMEMLHEQQKLQQQIKPEYQVGEMFSQRKQSVSPDKEYESNNEVAIIEKQDENEDYVKVPVKDLISTFEQQVVAEKIAAETQIIIKPIAKKPKVMNIQEQNEPAKQGEYKGLFRPVDTEEDHQQKTTEEEKESFKCDTDFPQQQNDEKQQWQNSKELYVPKEIPLESYAPPPQTSHYIPPSSGFPVYQHPSSSFAAPIENKPYSGFPLTKPATDPYNQVQQQQQQQQQQHSFSRTPQPQKQQSWTPTLSSAHPSPVSFNPSPLPYNKLAKFEQPDPSPIQSYQTPYQQRPLDVPTLNKPANVSPTIFSSSPMKSHYVTQTSPRPQSQQFPSQDYKSYNAGGFVNDRIPMVSSVDLSNCQNFNNSARGWGGVKKHEPYRPMVVTAKPVGNLRYSDF; from the exons cAAGTTATTCAAAATGGTGGGGAATCATCGAATGCAACAGTTGAAATTTCCAAGCcagaaaacgaagaaaaaacaaCCAAGTCTGTCAAAATCGAAGATTGCCCCGATGACAGTTCCGATGGAGAAAATAATGTTACGACCAGTGTAGTTGTAActgtcaataaaaaaatcatcgttgaacaaaaagaaaaatcaccCGAAAAAAATGACGAGGGCACAGACGAAGACGAAGAAATTATTGAAGAAATCGTCGAAAGTGAAAGTGAAGTTGAAAGTAGCGAGAAGGTTTGTGTTGTTCAAAAACCAGTAGCGGAAGCAAAAACAGAGATTCCATCTACTAACAATACACAACCTAAAGATGATCCAATTATTGAAACTAAAACCAACTCTGAAGGCACACCTGCCGTATCAAAACCAGAGCCAGTAATTGTAGTAGAAGAACCCCCTCAAAAACAAGAGACCATCATCCCCATTACAAAAAACACTGACACTATAATACAAACAGCTCAACCaatcacaaaaacaacaacgaaTGAAACAAAAACTGATATTGAAACAATAACCGAAGTAACTCAATCAATAAAACTATCACCCCAGCAGGTTAAAGTTGACAGCGACATTGAGAGACCTACAGCACAGCCCGCCTTGGTTTCTGCTCCAGAAGCAGTGACAGCAGCGCCATCTATTCCCTCACAACAATTACCAATCGATGGAACACAACAAATACAACTTCAAGAGAAACAAAGACAG GAAGATGGCCAGCAGCAAAAACACAACTATGAAGTTCAGCAAGAACAGAGAAGAAAAGAGCAACAGCGTCTTGATGAGCAACAGCGTTTGGCACAACAACTTCAATACCAACAGTACTTGAATCAGCAACAACCTGAATTCATGCCACAACAAACTCCATACTACCAAACGCAACCAGCGCTGCGCGGCCAGCATCCTACTGTTGCAACGAAGACTGTTAGCAATGAAGAATCTCGGTCAGAAACTGGGTACGTGAAGAAAAACGAAAGTTATGAAGTTGAG GAACACGATGGATTCCGAATGGCACGATCAAGTAAAACAACTGTACAAGAAAGCCATAGTCCTATGTACATGACACAAAAGGAGCAAAGATCAATGTCATTGCCGTATTGGAAAAACCAAAACACAGAG GAGTCATCATCAACGATTTCAAAAAGAGTCGATTTGCAGAAAATTTTCACACCAGCAACGGATTGTGAAGAAATTATACCAAAGAATC GAAAACTATATGCATCGTCAGCGTTTTATTCGCCAAATCTTCATCCGACTGTCGAGGATCAGGTTGCACTGGCACGAAGGATATCGCATTCGTTGAGTGACATTAGCAACCATACATCGAAGGGTCAGTCAATGTACGTAAATCGAAAAAAGCGATCCGTTAAATGGGTTCACGAAGGTTCAGGAAAAG GTCAACCCGATATTCAGGAATATAATGAAGAATACAAGGAGAACGAGAATAATTATAATGATAAAAATCTTTTAAGATTGGTCATGAATCCACGCGGTCAGGTACGAGATTTAAATTCAGTTCGCGAGCCGTTAAGTGAGACAGGTTTGTTGTCTCCTGATCGGTGTGCTGAGTTAGTAACAGCACTGAATGCTCCAAAAGGACGAG GTGCTGAACTTTTTGCAAAACGTCGCAGGAAAGCTGAAAAATGGATTGTGGATGAAACCAACGCTGGTATCGAGTCGCCATCGGGTCTAATAGATCATCAGCAGCAGCCGTACAAGCCAACATCACCTGCGAGCATGGTTCCAGCATACTCTGATGTAGGTATTCATCGTGTCCAACTGAACATGCAACAGGATAAAATTCAAGACAAGTACAGTCAGCCAAGTTTGAAAATAATCAAATCACCCTGGGAAGCCGCATTGGAAACGGGATCAGCTAGTAATGCTTTTGAAGAGGTAAACAAACATGGTGGACAATATCCTCATTACGGGCAGTATGAATATCAACAGACACCACACAAATCAATTACACCAACACCACTACAA gATCAGCAAGGTTGCAAGGTTTATCAGCCGAAATCATCGTCGTCTTCTAGTCAAAGGGATCTAGCTTACAAACCCAATATACCACAGGGATGGAAAGCGCCAGCAGTTGTTTTGCCTAAAG CTGTTTCTCCATATAACGAAATAGCCAACTTTGTCgaagcaacaacaaaaatcgaGCAAGTTTCCAGTGCAGCAAAAAAATGTGAAGAAATTACACAAAAGGATGAAGATGAGATTATTCATCtaatgacaaaaacaaaattaataatacCGAAACAAGAACAACAACATATGAAGACAGTTCCATACGCTGAAAACGATTATGTGAGCTATGACAGTGCTCTGCAACAGCTACAAAATGTTCTTGAGGGTTGTGAAAAACGCGAGATGGAGATGTTGCATGAACAGCAAAAACTTCAGCAGCAAATAAAACCTGAATATCAGGTTGGAGAAATGTTCTCCCAGCGAAAACAATCGGTTTCTCCAGATAAAGAGTACGAAAGCAACAATGAAGTTGCGATAATTGAAAAACAAGATGAAAATGAAGATTACGTCAAGGTTCCAGTAAAAGACCTGATTTCGACGTTTGAACAGCAGGTGGTAGCGGAAAAAATTGCTGCCGAGACCCAGATAATTATTAAACCTATCGCTAAAAAACCTAAAGTTATGAATATACAGGAACAAAACGAGCCGGCAAAGCAGGGTGAGTacaaaggactctttagaccaGTAGACACGGAAGAAGACCATCAGCAAAAGACGaccgaagaagaaaaagaatcaTTCAAGTGCGATACAGATTTTCCACAACAGCAAAACGACGAAAAACAGCAATGGCAGAATAGCAAAG AACTGTATGTGCCCAAGGAGATACCCCTTGAGAGTTATGCACCACCACCTCAAACATCCCACTATATTCCGCCGAGTAGTGGTTTTCCCGTGTACCAACATCCATCTTCTAGCTTTGCAGCACCAATTGAAAATAAGCCATATTCCGGTTTCCCATTGACCAAACCTGCAACAGATCCTTACAATCAGgtgcaacaacagcaacaacaacaacaacaacaacactcaTTTTCAAGAACACCACAACCGCAAAAGCAACAATCGTGGACACCAACTTTATCTTCAGCTCATCCAAGCCCGGTAAGCTTCAATCCTTCGCCGTTGCCCTACAATAAATTGGCCAAGTTCGAACAACCAGATCCATCACCGATTCAATCTTACCAAACACCATATCAGCAGCGTCCATTGGATGTCCCAACTTTGAATAAGCCAGCAAACGTTTCacctacaattttttcaagCTCTCCCATGAAAAGTCATTACGTTACACAAACTTCACCTCGACCCCAATCACAGCAGTTCCCTAGCCAGGATTATAAATCCTATAATGCTGGGGGCTTCGTAAATGATAGAATACCTATGGTTTCATCGGTCGATTTatcaaattgtcaaaattttaataattctgcTAGGGGTTGGGGtggagtaaaaaaacatgaacctTATCGTCCAATGGTAGTAACAGCTAAACCTGTTGGCAATCTTCGCTATTCAGATTTTTAA
- the LOC129920597 gene encoding uncharacterized protein LOC129920597 isoform X4 — protein MEVAELETETGVSKSSTSVSESSKQQVIQNGGESSNATVEISKPENEEKTTKSVKIEDCPDDSSDGENNVTTSVVVTVNKKIIVEQKEKSPEKNDEGTDEDEEIIEEIVESESEVESSEKVCVVQKPVAEAKTEIPSTNNTQPKDDPIIETKTNSEGTPAVSKPEPVIVVEEPPQKQETIIPITKNTDTIIQTAQPITKTTTNETKTDIETITEVTQSIKLSPQQVKVDSDIERPTAQPALVSAPEAVTAAPSIPSQQLPIDGTQQIQLQEKQRQDNINNTLKEIISDIDRVIEQEDGQQQKHNYEVQQEQRRKEQQRLDEQQRLAQQLQYQQYLNQQQPEFMPQQTPYYQTQPALRGQHPTVATKTVSNEESRSETGYVKKNESYEVEEHDGFRMARSSKTTVQESHSPMYMTQKEQRSMSLPYWKNQNTEESSSTISKRVDLQKIFTPATDCEEIIPKNRKLYASSAFYSPNLHPTVEDQVALARRISHSLSDISNHTSKGQSMYVNRKKRSVKWVHEGSGKGQPDIQEYNEEYKENENNYNDKNLLRLVMNPRGQVRDLNSVREPLSETGLLSPDRCAELVTALNAPKGRGAELFAKRRRKAEKWIVDETNAGIESPSGLIDHQQQPYKPTSPASMVPAYSDVGIHRVQLNMQQDKIQDKYSQPSLKIIKSPWEAALETGSASNAFEEDQQGCKVYQPKSSSSSSQRDLAYKPNIPQGWKAPAVVLPKAVSPYNEIANFVEATTKIEQVSSAAKKCEEITQKDEDEIIHLMTKTKLIIPKQEQQHMKTVPYAENDYVSYDSALQQLQNVLEGCEKREMEMLHEQQKLQQQIKPEYQVGEMFSQRKQSVSPDKEYESNNEVAIIEKQDENEDYVKVPVKDLISTFEQQVVAEKIAAETQIIIKPIAKKPKVMNIQEQNEPAKQGEYKGLFRPVDTEEDHQQKTTEEEKESFKCDTDFPQQQNDEKQQWQNSKELYVPKEIPLESYAPPPQTSHYIPPSSGFPVYQHPSSSFAAPIENKPYSGFPLTKPATDPYNQVQQQQQQQQQQHSFSRTPQPQKQQSWTPTLSSAHPSPVSFNPSPLPYNKLAKFEQPDPSPIQSYQTPYQQRPLDVPTLNKPANVSPTIFSSSPMKSHYVTQTSPRPQSQQFPSQDYKSYNAGGFVNDRIPMVSSVDLSNCQNFNNSARGWGGVKKHEPYRPMVVTAKPVGNLRYSDF, from the exons cAAGTTATTCAAAATGGTGGGGAATCATCGAATGCAACAGTTGAAATTTCCAAGCcagaaaacgaagaaaaaacaaCCAAGTCTGTCAAAATCGAAGATTGCCCCGATGACAGTTCCGATGGAGAAAATAATGTTACGACCAGTGTAGTTGTAActgtcaataaaaaaatcatcgttgaacaaaaagaaaaatcaccCGAAAAAAATGACGAGGGCACAGACGAAGACGAAGAAATTATTGAAGAAATCGTCGAAAGTGAAAGTGAAGTTGAAAGTAGCGAGAAGGTTTGTGTTGTTCAAAAACCAGTAGCGGAAGCAAAAACAGAGATTCCATCTACTAACAATACACAACCTAAAGATGATCCAATTATTGAAACTAAAACCAACTCTGAAGGCACACCTGCCGTATCAAAACCAGAGCCAGTAATTGTAGTAGAAGAACCCCCTCAAAAACAAGAGACCATCATCCCCATTACAAAAAACACTGACACTATAATACAAACAGCTCAACCaatcacaaaaacaacaacgaaTGAAACAAAAACTGATATTGAAACAATAACCGAAGTAACTCAATCAATAAAACTATCACCCCAGCAGGTTAAAGTTGACAGCGACATTGAGAGACCTACAGCACAGCCCGCCTTGGTTTCTGCTCCAGAAGCAGTGACAGCAGCGCCATCTATTCCCTCACAACAATTACCAATCGATGGAACACAACAAATACAACTTCAAGAGAAACAAAGACAG GATAATATAAACAATACGTTAAAGGAAATAATATCAGATATCGATCGTGTTATCGAACAGGAAGATGGCCAGCAGCAAAAACACAACTATGAAGTTCAGCAAGAACAGAGAAGAAAAGAGCAACAGCGTCTTGATGAGCAACAGCGTTTGGCACAACAACTTCAATACCAACAGTACTTGAATCAGCAACAACCTGAATTCATGCCACAACAAACTCCATACTACCAAACGCAACCAGCGCTGCGCGGCCAGCATCCTACTGTTGCAACGAAGACTGTTAGCAATGAAGAATCTCGGTCAGAAACTGGGTACGTGAAGAAAAACGAAAGTTATGAAGTTGAG GAACACGATGGATTCCGAATGGCACGATCAAGTAAAACAACTGTACAAGAAAGCCATAGTCCTATGTACATGACACAAAAGGAGCAAAGATCAATGTCATTGCCGTATTGGAAAAACCAAAACACAGAG GAGTCATCATCAACGATTTCAAAAAGAGTCGATTTGCAGAAAATTTTCACACCAGCAACGGATTGTGAAGAAATTATACCAAAGAATC GAAAACTATATGCATCGTCAGCGTTTTATTCGCCAAATCTTCATCCGACTGTCGAGGATCAGGTTGCACTGGCACGAAGGATATCGCATTCGTTGAGTGACATTAGCAACCATACATCGAAGGGTCAGTCAATGTACGTAAATCGAAAAAAGCGATCCGTTAAATGGGTTCACGAAGGTTCAGGAAAAG GTCAACCCGATATTCAGGAATATAATGAAGAATACAAGGAGAACGAGAATAATTATAATGATAAAAATCTTTTAAGATTGGTCATGAATCCACGCGGTCAGGTACGAGATTTAAATTCAGTTCGCGAGCCGTTAAGTGAGACAGGTTTGTTGTCTCCTGATCGGTGTGCTGAGTTAGTAACAGCACTGAATGCTCCAAAAGGACGAG GTGCTGAACTTTTTGCAAAACGTCGCAGGAAAGCTGAAAAATGGATTGTGGATGAAACCAACGCTGGTATCGAGTCGCCATCGGGTCTAATAGATCATCAGCAGCAGCCGTACAAGCCAACATCACCTGCGAGCATGGTTCCAGCATACTCTGATGTAGGTATTCATCGTGTCCAACTGAACATGCAACAGGATAAAATTCAAGACAAGTACAGTCAGCCAAGTTTGAAAATAATCAAATCACCCTGGGAAGCCGCATTGGAAACGGGATCAGCTAGTAATGCTTTTGAAGAG gATCAGCAAGGTTGCAAGGTTTATCAGCCGAAATCATCGTCGTCTTCTAGTCAAAGGGATCTAGCTTACAAACCCAATATACCACAGGGATGGAAAGCGCCAGCAGTTGTTTTGCCTAAAG CTGTTTCTCCATATAACGAAATAGCCAACTTTGTCgaagcaacaacaaaaatcgaGCAAGTTTCCAGTGCAGCAAAAAAATGTGAAGAAATTACACAAAAGGATGAAGATGAGATTATTCATCtaatgacaaaaacaaaattaataatacCGAAACAAGAACAACAACATATGAAGACAGTTCCATACGCTGAAAACGATTATGTGAGCTATGACAGTGCTCTGCAACAGCTACAAAATGTTCTTGAGGGTTGTGAAAAACGCGAGATGGAGATGTTGCATGAACAGCAAAAACTTCAGCAGCAAATAAAACCTGAATATCAGGTTGGAGAAATGTTCTCCCAGCGAAAACAATCGGTTTCTCCAGATAAAGAGTACGAAAGCAACAATGAAGTTGCGATAATTGAAAAACAAGATGAAAATGAAGATTACGTCAAGGTTCCAGTAAAAGACCTGATTTCGACGTTTGAACAGCAGGTGGTAGCGGAAAAAATTGCTGCCGAGACCCAGATAATTATTAAACCTATCGCTAAAAAACCTAAAGTTATGAATATACAGGAACAAAACGAGCCGGCAAAGCAGGGTGAGTacaaaggactctttagaccaGTAGACACGGAAGAAGACCATCAGCAAAAGACGaccgaagaagaaaaagaatcaTTCAAGTGCGATACAGATTTTCCACAACAGCAAAACGACGAAAAACAGCAATGGCAGAATAGCAAAG AACTGTATGTGCCCAAGGAGATACCCCTTGAGAGTTATGCACCACCACCTCAAACATCCCACTATATTCCGCCGAGTAGTGGTTTTCCCGTGTACCAACATCCATCTTCTAGCTTTGCAGCACCAATTGAAAATAAGCCATATTCCGGTTTCCCATTGACCAAACCTGCAACAGATCCTTACAATCAGgtgcaacaacagcaacaacaacaacaacaacaacactcaTTTTCAAGAACACCACAACCGCAAAAGCAACAATCGTGGACACCAACTTTATCTTCAGCTCATCCAAGCCCGGTAAGCTTCAATCCTTCGCCGTTGCCCTACAATAAATTGGCCAAGTTCGAACAACCAGATCCATCACCGATTCAATCTTACCAAACACCATATCAGCAGCGTCCATTGGATGTCCCAACTTTGAATAAGCCAGCAAACGTTTCacctacaattttttcaagCTCTCCCATGAAAAGTCATTACGTTACACAAACTTCACCTCGACCCCAATCACAGCAGTTCCCTAGCCAGGATTATAAATCCTATAATGCTGGGGGCTTCGTAAATGATAGAATACCTATGGTTTCATCGGTCGATTTatcaaattgtcaaaattttaataattctgcTAGGGGTTGGGGtggagtaaaaaaacatgaacctTATCGTCCAATGGTAGTAACAGCTAAACCTGTTGGCAATCTTCGCTATTCAGATTTTTAA